The following proteins come from a genomic window of Pelagicoccus albus:
- a CDS encoding siderophore-interacting protein: MGQDKEITKVSYELKKRSVAVKEIQKIGANTLGIRFGGESLAGFRTASFDDHIKLFLETTEGERLGRHYTVRDYDPENKELTIEFGTHSTGPAARWASNAVPGDVAEIGGPKGSRIIPTNYDWHLLIGDNSSLPAIHRRVEELPSWTKAIVLVTLPDPADRRNIKSDADVSFHWIQSEDILLHKLKHLPLPAGEGVAWCAGEQDTITQVESILLKHFSMPKENVFVKPYWKRDKVKESLQA, from the coding sequence ATGGGACAGGATAAGGAAATAACAAAAGTAAGCTACGAGCTAAAAAAGCGCTCAGTTGCAGTAAAAGAGATTCAGAAAATAGGTGCCAACACGCTTGGCATAAGGTTTGGCGGGGAAAGCCTGGCAGGATTCCGTACCGCTTCTTTTGACGACCATATAAAGCTATTTCTCGAAACTACTGAAGGGGAGCGGTTGGGTCGTCACTACACAGTTCGCGACTATGACCCCGAAAACAAGGAACTCACAATTGAATTCGGAACTCACTCAACAGGTCCCGCTGCTCGTTGGGCATCCAACGCGGTTCCTGGAGACGTAGCCGAAATTGGCGGCCCCAAGGGCTCACGAATCATTCCTACTAATTACGACTGGCACCTGCTAATCGGTGATAATTCCTCGCTACCAGCGATTCACCGCCGGGTCGAGGAGCTACCTAGCTGGACCAAAGCGATAGTGCTAGTCACACTTCCAGATCCCGCAGACCGACGGAATATTAAATCAGACGCTGATGTGTCATTCCATTGGATACAGTCTGAAGACATACTCCTCCACAAACTCAAACACTTACCCCTACCCGCAGGCGAAGGCGTAGCTTGGTGCGCTGGAGAGCAGGACACTATCACTCAAGTTGAATCCATTCTGCTCAAACATTTTTCCATGCCAAAAGAAAACGTATTCGTTAAGCCATACTGGAAACGCGATAAAGTAAAAGAATCCCTTCAAGCATAA
- a CDS encoding subtype B tannase: MATTYSLEFDSSSYQDKEQTIDGITIAYRAFEDIVYVANPANPDRQKLNIFVPLSYYDNTKSGKFDLHSAPIFLPNDVGGYMPAAAGEPGPGWNSPMNAAFYALSEGYVVAYPGVRGRTEENGKAPAAIVDLKAAVRYLRYNDKTIPGDSEKVISNGTSAGGALSALLAATGNNSDYSAFLDELGAAPARDDIYAASAYCPITNLDNSDTAYEWLFNGYNEFEHMRFTRSADGSRVGEKVSSTLDDSQIDLSNELAALFPAYLNSLHLEDGHGNALTLEADGTGSFADHVKQYVIDSAQTALSDGVSLDKIKWIELQDGKVADIDFPAYVAYATRKKTPPAFDSTKLDTPENQLFGNKQNEYQHFTRFSLSHGTEGSSLAAADRIKLMNPMNYIGTETSDTAPFWRIRHGAIDRDTSLAIPVILATRLRNTGYEVDFTLPWDVPHSGDYDLPQLFNWIEKVTGANEASASKPLFEKQFSLNLEATQMLISAAQSKAEQMGAKISAAVVDRSGNLIAFERMDGASLVTIEVAIGKANTAAQLGAPSSLFENMINEGQTAMLTVPGIVPLQGGIPIYHQGSLAGAIGISGSSGENDNLIASEAASFFAE, encoded by the coding sequence ATGGCTACTACCTACTCTCTCGAATTCGACTCCTCATCCTATCAAGACAAGGAGCAAACCATAGACGGGATCACGATCGCCTACCGGGCATTCGAAGATATCGTCTACGTCGCCAACCCGGCCAATCCCGACCGCCAAAAACTCAACATTTTCGTCCCCCTTTCGTACTACGACAACACGAAGAGTGGAAAATTCGACCTACACTCAGCTCCCATCTTTTTGCCAAACGATGTGGGTGGATACATGCCAGCGGCCGCGGGCGAGCCAGGCCCTGGCTGGAATAGCCCCATGAACGCCGCTTTCTACGCTCTCTCTGAAGGCTATGTCGTCGCCTATCCAGGCGTTCGGGGACGAACCGAGGAAAATGGCAAGGCCCCCGCCGCCATAGTCGACCTCAAAGCTGCCGTTCGGTATCTAAGATACAACGACAAAACAATTCCCGGAGATTCGGAAAAGGTCATCTCAAACGGAACAAGCGCCGGCGGGGCCCTTTCCGCCTTACTCGCCGCCACTGGAAACAATTCCGACTACTCCGCCTTCCTTGATGAATTGGGTGCTGCTCCGGCCCGCGATGACATTTACGCAGCTTCCGCCTATTGCCCCATCACTAACTTGGATAATTCCGATACTGCGTACGAGTGGTTATTCAATGGATACAACGAATTCGAACATATGAGATTTACTCGCTCAGCAGATGGCTCGCGAGTGGGAGAAAAGGTATCCTCCACTCTGGACGATTCGCAGATAGATCTCTCAAACGAATTGGCAGCCCTTTTTCCCGCCTACCTAAACAGTCTTCATCTAGAGGACGGCCACGGGAACGCCTTGACCTTGGAGGCAGACGGCACGGGGAGCTTCGCTGATCACGTCAAACAGTATGTAATAGATTCTGCTCAAACGGCTCTCTCAGACGGTGTAAGTCTGGACAAGATCAAATGGATTGAACTCCAGGACGGGAAAGTCGCAGACATAGACTTTCCCGCCTATGTCGCTTACGCAACAAGGAAGAAGACGCCTCCGGCCTTCGACTCGACCAAACTCGACACGCCGGAAAATCAGCTTTTTGGCAACAAGCAAAACGAATACCAGCACTTCACCCGCTTCTCCTTATCCCATGGGACAGAGGGAAGCTCTCTTGCGGCAGCTGACAGAATCAAGCTGATGAACCCAATGAACTATATCGGCACCGAAACTTCTGATACCGCTCCGTTCTGGAGGATTCGCCATGGAGCGATTGACCGCGACACGTCGCTAGCAATTCCTGTGATTCTCGCCACACGCCTTCGTAATACAGGTTACGAGGTTGATTTCACGCTACCATGGGATGTACCCCATAGCGGAGACTACGATTTGCCGCAACTATTCAACTGGATAGAAAAGGTGACCGGCGCAAACGAAGCGAGCGCTTCAAAGCCTCTTTTTGAAAAGCAGTTTAGTCTCAATCTAGAAGCGACCCAGATGCTTATATCCGCAGCCCAGTCGAAGGCCGAACAAATGGGAGCAAAGATTTCTGCCGCCGTAGTGGACCGAAGCGGTAACTTGATCGCGTTCGAACGCATGGACGGAGCATCGCTTGTTACGATCGAAGTTGCCATTGGGAAAGCCAATACAGCAGCCCAACTGGGAGCCCCCTCCTCTCTCTTTGAGAATATGATCAATGAAGGCCAAACCGCGATGCTCACGGTGCCCGGAATAGTGCCCTTACAAGGAGGAATACCCATCTACCACCAAGGGAGCTTGGCGGGAGCTATCGGTATCAGTGGCTCTAGCGGAGAAAACGACAACCTAATCGCAAGCGAAGCAGCGTCATTCTTTGCGGAATAA
- a CDS encoding SDR family oxidoreductase, with amino-acid sequence MNNLKNKDVVIIGGASGIGLTLAQKLSRSCKTITITSRSLEKAQEAAQSLTVEGCELIPSAVEASSDQQVQAFFESLPEFDHLVSMAGGAMGGGFADTDFQTIKQSFEEKYENNLRIARAAATKIKKGGSMVFTSGSGGRPHNASGAFLGNQAIRTLVEGLAVELAPDTRVNSVAPTWMKTPLWKDMSADELGATEADFSKRIPLGRTGTMEEVAEAYLFLMQNSFVTGQTLQIDGGLTLV; translated from the coding sequence ATGAATAACCTAAAAAACAAAGACGTAGTAATCATTGGCGGAGCCTCCGGCATTGGACTGACTCTTGCCCAAAAGCTGTCTCGTAGTTGCAAAACGATTACGATCACAAGTCGCAGCTTGGAAAAAGCCCAAGAAGCCGCCCAGTCCTTGACCGTGGAGGGATGCGAGTTGATCCCCTCGGCGGTGGAGGCATCGTCAGATCAGCAAGTCCAGGCCTTTTTCGAAAGCCTTCCTGAATTCGACCACCTCGTCTCGATGGCTGGCGGCGCTATGGGTGGCGGATTCGCCGATACAGATTTCCAAACGATAAAACAAAGCTTCGAAGAGAAATACGAAAACAACCTCCGCATCGCTCGTGCCGCAGCAACGAAGATTAAGAAGGGCGGAAGCATGGTGTTCACCTCGGGTTCGGGAGGCCGTCCCCATAATGCGTCGGGTGCATTTTTGGGAAATCAGGCTATCCGAACATTAGTGGAGGGACTGGCCGTGGAACTGGCTCCCGATACACGGGTAAACTCCGTCGCTCCCACATGGATGAAGACGCCTCTTTGGAAAGATATGAGCGCAGATGAGTTGGGTGCCACCGAAGCAGATTTTTCGAAACGCATCCCACTCGGGCGAACCGGAACAATGGAGGAAGTGGCAGAGGCCTATCTATTTCTGATGCAAAATAGTTTCGTCACCGGCCAAACACTACAAATCGACGGGGGCTTAACTTTGGTTTAA
- a CDS encoding efflux transporter outer membrane subunit encodes MFRSLLCLPIALPLCGVVLLSGCATARKTSAPPPEELLPLSNSFSELGQKQQEEAWWNEFGDPLLAQKIEQAFQTNNSLEIAWQNLLQAKAVLTQANSAKFPFLSLQASAEQEKEENAPSAESYGIGLEASYEVDLWGRVSNAAKASKFEFEASYYDYQSAMQSLAAQVAILHFGLSESLKQRELIGQQLQANEDALKSLQTRFGGGLVRSSDILRQEQLVESSKEQLIEIAASIEVQQNAMSVLLGTSPLEKGSDRTTSKLPELPPLPATGVPAKLLERRPDVLAAFNSLSAANANLAASIADRYPSLSLGGSLASIGDSPSSLFDTWIQNLSAQVLAPIFEGGARKAETERSRAILESRLANYRQTMLVALQEVEDSLVLERSLSDRLQSKNRQLNLAERSYKILQTEYSNGVSEYLDVLTALLNVQSLQRDLVELQRMVLEQRVTLYRALAGTISNGRENFDTAQEN; translated from the coding sequence ATGTTTAGAAGCCTACTCTGTTTACCAATTGCACTACCACTTTGCGGGGTAGTTTTGCTGTCCGGGTGCGCGACAGCCCGAAAAACCTCGGCACCGCCTCCTGAGGAGCTACTTCCACTATCTAATTCGTTCAGCGAGCTAGGCCAAAAACAGCAAGAGGAAGCCTGGTGGAATGAGTTTGGCGATCCCCTTCTGGCCCAAAAAATCGAGCAAGCTTTTCAAACAAACAACTCACTCGAGATTGCCTGGCAAAACCTCTTGCAAGCCAAGGCCGTACTCACTCAGGCCAATTCCGCCAAGTTTCCCTTTCTGAGCCTTCAAGCCAGCGCAGAGCAGGAAAAAGAGGAAAACGCCCCTAGTGCAGAGAGCTACGGAATAGGTTTGGAAGCATCCTACGAGGTCGACCTCTGGGGAAGGGTTAGCAATGCAGCCAAGGCTTCGAAATTCGAATTCGAAGCGAGCTACTACGACTATCAAAGCGCGATGCAAAGCCTGGCTGCCCAGGTGGCGATACTACACTTCGGACTCTCAGAATCTCTCAAGCAAAGGGAACTGATTGGCCAGCAACTACAGGCTAATGAGGACGCCCTCAAATCGCTGCAAACTCGATTCGGAGGCGGCCTAGTTCGCAGCTCCGATATCCTCCGACAGGAACAGCTAGTTGAAAGCAGTAAGGAGCAGCTCATAGAAATCGCTGCCAGTATCGAAGTACAGCAAAATGCGATGAGCGTACTACTTGGGACCAGCCCACTCGAAAAAGGAAGCGACCGAACCACTTCGAAACTCCCCGAGCTCCCGCCCCTACCCGCGACTGGGGTTCCTGCGAAACTACTCGAACGGCGTCCCGATGTTCTCGCCGCATTCAACTCACTCTCCGCAGCCAATGCAAATCTAGCCGCTTCGATCGCGGATCGTTACCCGAGCTTGAGTCTCGGAGGGAGCCTTGCATCCATCGGAGACTCCCCATCCAGCTTATTTGATACGTGGATACAGAACCTATCAGCTCAAGTTCTAGCGCCCATATTTGAGGGTGGTGCCCGCAAAGCGGAAACAGAACGCAGCCGCGCCATTCTCGAGAGTCGACTCGCTAATTACCGCCAAACGATGTTGGTGGCCCTGCAAGAGGTTGAAGACAGCCTAGTTCTGGAGAGATCCTTGTCCGATCGATTACAGAGCAAAAACCGGCAACTGAATCTAGCCGAAAGGTCGTACAAAATCCTCCAGACAGAGTACTCTAACGGCGTATCCGAATACCTCGATGTGCTCACTGCTTTGCTCAACGTCCAATCCCTGCAGCGGGATTTGGTAGAATTGCAAAGAATGGTGCTCGAGCAACGCGTCACTCTATACAGAGCACTTGCCGGTACGATCTCTAATGGTCGCGAGAATTTTGATACAGCCCAAGAAAACTAG
- a CDS encoding efflux RND transporter periplasmic adaptor subunit, which produces MTTSKKPSNEDSKPLGWKLTVGISVLILLATAAILFLINTTEPTAQNVAASRRTPMLVETTKAEFGTFAPQINVMGNVQAKESVGLQARVTGEVVEISSLFEAGQHVKKGDHLLKIDPADFENDVARAQSALEQAQANLELELGYQKVAEMDLELVGDNIDWSDRSLALRQPQLKLAQAEVATAEADLKQAELLLQRTNVVAPFDAQILSREVSIGSQVDSGTELAQLAGTQAYWVVASIPLDKLQNISFRTDDGSVGSKATLRNKTAWPSKVSRIGFVDQFIGSLDSTTRLARVQILVEDPLALSAAQKGTPPLIIGSLLEVSIEGKPIENVYRIDRAHLRQDNTVWVKQEGVLRIVPVDIAFLDSSSAYISAGLGEEDEIVATSLSSVVEGAALRTEDEPLTVE; this is translated from the coding sequence ATGACAACATCCAAAAAACCGAGCAACGAGGACTCAAAGCCATTGGGCTGGAAACTAACCGTCGGCATAAGTGTCCTCATCCTACTCGCTACCGCAGCGATTCTTTTCCTTATCAACACAACCGAGCCCACCGCTCAAAATGTGGCTGCCAGCCGTAGGACACCCATGCTAGTGGAAACCACAAAAGCGGAATTTGGCACCTTCGCTCCGCAAATCAACGTCATGGGGAACGTACAAGCCAAAGAGTCGGTTGGATTGCAGGCTAGAGTAACTGGGGAAGTGGTCGAAATATCTTCCCTGTTCGAAGCAGGCCAGCATGTCAAAAAAGGGGACCATCTTCTTAAGATTGATCCAGCCGATTTCGAAAACGACGTCGCTCGCGCCCAAAGCGCTCTGGAGCAAGCTCAAGCGAACTTGGAGCTCGAACTCGGGTACCAGAAGGTGGCCGAAATGGATTTGGAACTAGTTGGCGACAATATAGACTGGTCGGACCGCTCCCTCGCCTTACGCCAGCCTCAGCTTAAGCTGGCTCAAGCCGAAGTAGCCACCGCCGAAGCAGACCTGAAACAAGCCGAACTCCTCCTTCAAAGGACAAACGTGGTCGCCCCCTTTGACGCCCAGATCTTGAGTCGCGAGGTGTCTATCGGATCGCAAGTCGACAGTGGGACAGAACTCGCTCAGCTTGCGGGAACACAAGCCTACTGGGTCGTAGCCTCCATTCCTTTGGACAAACTCCAAAACATCAGCTTCCGTACAGATGACGGGAGCGTTGGGTCGAAGGCCACCCTTCGCAATAAAACGGCATGGCCGTCGAAGGTGTCGCGTATCGGTTTTGTGGATCAATTCATAGGCTCTCTCGACTCAACCACACGTTTGGCTCGCGTACAAATTCTAGTGGAAGACCCACTGGCATTGTCGGCCGCTCAAAAAGGCACCCCTCCACTGATAATAGGTTCGCTGCTGGAGGTATCGATCGAAGGAAAACCAATTGAAAACGTATACCGGATCGACCGAGCGCATTTACGACAAGACAACACAGTTTGGGTGAAGCAAGAGGGTGTCTTGCGAATAGTCCCAGTCGACATTGCTTTTCTCGATTCCAGTAGCGCCTACATCAGCGCTGGCCTCGGTGAAGAGGATGAAATTGTAGCCACTAGCCTCAGCTCAGTGGTCGAAGGCGCAGCTCTGCGGACCGAAGACGAACCTCTCACAGTCGAATAA
- a CDS encoding efflux RND transporter permease subunit: MEPKPKTDNTLSGGAIAWMVRNPVAANLLMIVLLLGGIFTAINIQKEVLPEFQLDVVTVSVGYPGAAPAEVEQGIILPVEETVRGVDGIKEITSVAREGSGSVTIELVQGADRMQVFQDIDQAVNRIRTFPDDIDEPQVSLQSNQRSVLNIVIYGKATQWSLRKMAEQLRDQMLGDPRITQVELRNAPDYVTHVEIPRATLRTYQLTLGEVADIISSSSSDISAGSVETQTGEILLRTKGRKQWAEEFGEIEIISGESGASVKLKDIATITDGFAEGSFPSQFNQELSIQVNIYRIGNQSPLDISAAVDEIMADFETTLPPGVDWRIDSNSADEYKQRLSLLIENGVLAAFIVLAILSIFLEIRLAFWVMAGMTVSFVGGIMFLPVADLSINMVSMFAFLVVLGIVVDDAIVVGENIYEYRQQGMDVMTASIRGAKEISGPVIFSILTNIVAFIPLLFIPGETGMFWWPLPAVVIIVLTISLVEALFILPAHLAHTKEGGRTRIGNRIHHLQQKVARKFDGFVNNYYRRFLDVCLRARYLTLVATIALFAIVGGYATSAHMGMINMPEVSADEIEAGVRLPVGVTPDQAARVAREITESTQRMFEEHNLYEAAEGVKTNIRGGSFIDVEIVMRPPEESTMTAAEVIELWRQEIGDIPGVHQVTFEAESGPGGARQDISIDLSHNDIDVLEQATYAFVERAESFTNTRDVSDNYNKGKKQIDIKLRPEGRALGLTEDDLGEQVRNSFFGALATRQLRGTNEIEVRVKLPLEERKDIHNFEDLVIRTPNGTEVPLLDVADISYGEAFTSINRRDGRRVVSVSMDVEPKRTLGQVITAFETEVLPELRADYPGLTWTFEGSQADMRESTQVLYGGLGLAIFVIYALLAVAFGSYIQPLIVLVAIPFGAIGAIIGHMILGYDLSLISLMGMIALSGVVVNDSLIMVDFANRQRKKTSTFDAIHQAGLRRFRPIMLTTLTTACGLIPIISESSMQAQYLIPMAISLGFGIVFTTGIILVLVPCLYLTFEDIKDMFRKSPTAS, from the coding sequence ATGGAGCCCAAACCCAAAACAGACAACACCCTTTCGGGTGGCGCTATCGCTTGGATGGTTCGCAATCCCGTGGCGGCAAATCTTTTGATGATCGTTCTCCTGCTAGGTGGAATTTTCACCGCGATCAACATACAGAAGGAGGTCCTGCCTGAATTCCAACTGGACGTCGTTACGGTCAGCGTCGGCTACCCAGGAGCAGCTCCGGCTGAAGTCGAGCAAGGGATAATTTTGCCGGTCGAGGAAACCGTACGCGGAGTGGATGGAATAAAGGAGATCACTTCGGTGGCTCGCGAAGGCTCGGGATCTGTAACCATAGAATTGGTACAGGGAGCTGATCGCATGCAGGTCTTCCAAGACATCGATCAAGCCGTAAATCGCATTCGTACCTTCCCTGACGATATCGACGAACCACAGGTAAGCCTCCAATCGAACCAGCGTAGCGTTCTCAATATCGTCATCTATGGTAAAGCCACCCAATGGTCCTTGCGCAAGATGGCCGAACAATTGCGGGACCAAATGTTGGGCGATCCCCGTATCACTCAAGTCGAGTTACGCAACGCCCCTGATTACGTGACGCATGTAGAGATCCCACGTGCCACTTTGCGAACTTACCAGTTAACCTTAGGGGAGGTCGCAGACATTATTTCCAGTTCCAGTTCTGACATTTCAGCCGGGTCCGTAGAGACTCAGACTGGCGAAATCTTGCTGCGGACAAAAGGGCGGAAACAATGGGCCGAAGAATTCGGAGAAATCGAAATCATTAGCGGCGAGAGTGGAGCCAGCGTGAAACTAAAGGACATAGCCACTATCACAGATGGTTTCGCCGAAGGTAGTTTTCCGTCACAGTTCAACCAAGAGCTTTCGATTCAAGTTAACATATATCGCATCGGCAATCAGTCGCCGCTGGATATCTCCGCCGCCGTTGACGAGATCATGGCAGATTTCGAAACGACCCTTCCCCCGGGCGTGGATTGGCGAATCGACAGCAACTCTGCCGACGAGTATAAACAACGCTTGTCGCTCCTAATTGAAAACGGAGTGCTCGCTGCCTTCATCGTGTTGGCCATCCTTTCCATCTTCTTGGAGATCAGGTTAGCCTTCTGGGTCATGGCTGGTATGACCGTCTCATTCGTCGGAGGTATCATGTTTCTGCCAGTCGCCGATTTGAGTATCAACATGGTCTCCATGTTCGCCTTCCTCGTAGTGCTGGGAATTGTGGTGGACGACGCAATCGTGGTAGGAGAAAACATCTATGAGTACCGGCAACAAGGCATGGATGTAATGACTGCCTCGATACGCGGAGCCAAAGAAATCAGCGGTCCAGTAATCTTTAGCATTCTTACCAATATCGTAGCCTTCATTCCGCTTCTCTTCATCCCGGGAGAGACCGGTATGTTTTGGTGGCCCCTTCCCGCAGTCGTTATTATCGTTCTCACGATATCTCTCGTAGAAGCTCTGTTCATCCTTCCAGCTCACCTCGCCCACACCAAAGAAGGCGGTCGCACTCGGATAGGAAACAGAATCCACCACCTCCAGCAGAAGGTAGCTCGAAAATTCGACGGCTTCGTCAACAACTACTACCGACGCTTTTTAGACGTTTGCCTCCGGGCACGCTACCTGACTCTCGTCGCCACCATCGCCCTATTTGCCATCGTCGGCGGTTACGCGACCAGCGCCCACATGGGCATGATCAACATGCCTGAAGTTTCTGCCGATGAAATCGAGGCAGGCGTACGCCTACCAGTGGGAGTCACGCCAGATCAGGCTGCTCGCGTCGCTCGGGAAATAACTGAGTCAACCCAGCGAATGTTCGAAGAGCATAATCTCTACGAGGCGGCAGAAGGCGTTAAGACAAATATCCGTGGAGGTAGCTTCATCGACGTGGAAATAGTCATGCGTCCTCCAGAAGAAAGCACTATGACCGCGGCGGAAGTCATTGAACTTTGGAGACAGGAAATCGGAGATATTCCCGGCGTTCATCAAGTTACTTTCGAGGCGGAGAGCGGTCCGGGCGGTGCTCGCCAGGACATAAGCATCGATCTCAGCCATAATGATATCGACGTCCTCGAACAGGCGACCTACGCGTTCGTGGAGCGAGCAGAGAGCTTTACCAATACAAGGGACGTCAGCGACAACTACAACAAGGGCAAAAAGCAAATCGACATAAAGCTACGCCCTGAAGGTCGTGCTCTAGGGCTAACTGAAGACGACCTCGGTGAACAAGTCCGCAACTCATTTTTCGGTGCACTAGCGACGCGACAATTAAGAGGAACCAACGAGATCGAAGTTCGCGTTAAGCTCCCGCTCGAGGAACGGAAGGACATCCACAACTTCGAAGATCTCGTCATTCGCACGCCTAACGGCACAGAAGTGCCGCTCCTCGACGTGGCCGATATCAGCTACGGGGAGGCCTTCACCTCCATCAATCGACGCGACGGCCGACGTGTCGTATCTGTATCCATGGACGTGGAACCCAAACGCACGCTTGGACAAGTCATTACCGCTTTCGAAACAGAGGTGCTGCCGGAGCTTCGAGCCGACTACCCTGGCTTGACTTGGACCTTCGAGGGAAGCCAAGCAGACATGAGAGAGTCTACCCAGGTCCTCTACGGTGGACTCGGCCTCGCCATCTTCGTCATCTACGCCCTCCTCGCTGTAGCCTTCGGCAGCTATATCCAGCCGCTCATCGTTCTGGTGGCCATCCCCTTCGGAGCCATTGGAGCGATCATCGGACACATGATTCTTGGATACGATTTGTCGCTAATCAGTCTGATGGGGATGATCGCGCTCTCAGGCGTCGTGGTAAACGACTCACTGATCATGGTGGATTTTGCCAATCGGCAGAGGAAGAAGACATCCACCTTCGATGCCATTCACCAAGCCGGACTACGACGCTTCCGCCCGATCATGCTCACGACCTTGACGACCGCCTGTGGCCTGATCCCCATCATCTCGGAAAGCTCGATGCAAGCTCAGTACCTGATCCCAATGGCAATCTCGCTCGGTTTCGGAATCGTATTCACCACCGGGATCATTTTAGTACTCGTCCCCTGCTTGTACTTAACCTTTGAGGACATTAAAGATATGTTCCGTAAATCGCCGACCGCGAGTTAA